The DNA sequence TAATGCTCAGGCGCGCCTGGGCAATACCTTGCTGGTCGTGGCGCCATTCGATTCCCGCAGGCGTTTGCTTCATGGAGTGCATCAGCCTGGACGCCAGCCCCTCCTGCGACAGGCCAGGTCGCGCTTGTCGCCAGAATTGAGCGGCACTCTCCCAATCGGGAAACAACAGCGGCGTCTGGCTCATCTCGCGTCGAATGCGCTCGGCGCCATCACCGCTGACCGAAGAGCCAGGGCCGATATCTTCGATGACCAAAGCTTGCAGCCGCCCAGGATTGAGCCGCGCATACTCCAGCGCATTGGTGCCGCCAAGGGAATGCCCCACCAGGACGAACGATTGCAGTCCCAAATGAGCGACCAAATCCTCAAGGTCGCTGACATAGGCCTCGGTCCGGTAGCTGGTGGACTCTGCCCAGTCGCTGTTTCCCCGGCCGCGTTGGTCAAGGGCATAGCAGCAGTATTGTTCACCCAGCGCATTGGCCAGGGAGTCCCAAGTCTGAGCATAGGAGCGCAGCCCGTGCAGGAGCACCACCGCAATGCCCGAGGTGTTGCCCCAGGACAAATAGTGCAGGCGCATCTGCGAACGATTGGTGAAGAAATGGCTGTGTGCAGGCATTCGTTTGGTCCCCACGATCAACGCACCTCAATGCAGGCCGTCATTACCCTTGACGTCGGCGGCCTGAAGGCCACCCAGACGCGCATGCAAACGCCCGCGCGTGGCGAAGGCCCAAATGATGATCAACTCGTCCGCGGACGGCCCATCACCAAACGACAGCGAAATACTGTCGTAATGCGAACGGACGTACAGCGCATCCTTGTGGGCCAGCGGCACATCGATGGTCACGCCTGGCCCGCCGCGCTTGCCCGTGGACGGGACCCAGGACTTGCCGCCGCCCAACGCGACACGGATCGGATCCGCCGCCGGATTGGTCAGCAGGGCATTGCCATGCTCGTACTCGCCCTGACTGCCGACCAGGCAAGCCTTGCCGTAACTGACAACCTCACGCTGGCCTGCCAGTTCCTGGATGCGACGACCAAACTCCTGGCCCAGCAAGGGTGACGGTTCTATCAGCTCGGACAAGCTTTCGCTGTAGCGTCCGGCGTAGGGATTGGCGATCACGGCGGCAATGGCGTATTTGAACAAGGGTTCACCATCGGCCAACTGGCCACTTTCATTGGCCAGGGTTTCCTCAACGAAGCTATACCATTTGCGGATGTGGTAACTGGCGAAATTGGCGGTTTTCATCGGACAGGTCTCTTCAAAGGGGATCGAATCAAAGGGGATCGAGATCAAACTTTCGGCTGGGTGCGCCGGCGGCCTTGAAACGTGCCTTGCCTTGCGCGTCGTCGTGCTCAGTCTCGAGAAAAAATTCCATGCGATTGCCGTCGGGGTCGTTGAAGTAGACGCCGTTGCCGATTTCGTGGTCGGTGATCTTCACCACCTCGATGCCCTTGCCGAGCAACATGCCGTAGAGCTGGCGCAGGGTGGTCATGTCGCCAGCGATCTCCAGCCCGTAGTGCTGCAGGCCCAGTCCGCCCTGATGGGCCCCCGGCTCTGCGCGGATCAGGGCGATGTCGTGATGCTTGGCACCAAACGCCATCATGATCCAGCTTTCACCCCGGGCGCTTTCGTGCATGCCCAGGACATCGGCGTACCAACGTGCCGACGTTTCCGGGTCACTCACGAACAGCGACAGGTGAGTACGAACGACCTCGACTTTCATCGCGCGATACCTCAGTTCTTTTTGATGATGGATTGGTGCCCGGACTTGATCTGCGCCACGGCCGGCGTCCAGAGCACATCAGCGATTTCACTGAACTCACGCCACTGCTTCTGCCAGCCGTCACCGCCATTCTCGGACGTGAACAGGTGCCCGTACTTGGTGCCGGCGACTATCTGGCGCGGGTCGGCAGGATTGATGGCAATCGCCCAGACACACGAGTTGGGTTGCTGTGACAGCGGTAACACCTCCCAGCTGAGGGCCGCATCCCGGGAGATCAGCACTTTGCTGGTGGTGCCGGGGGTGCCGTCGGAAATACTCAGGTAGAGGGTGCTTTCACTGCCCAGCGGAGCGTTCATGGCGCGCACGTAGTAGAGGCCGAAGGTTTCGCGGGCCTCGATGCCGGTCCACGTCAGCCCCTCATCGACGCTGCGGTAGACAGCGTTGACACACACCACCACGATGACCTTCTGGCCGTGGTTGGGCAGGACCAGGATGTTGTGGATGTCCGAGTTGTAGTCCCACAACAGCCGATCGTCGACACGGGTCCAGCTGTCGCCGCCATCACGACTGTGAAACAACCCGCCCTCTTCCAGGCCGAACCAGACCTGGTCGCGATCTGTCGGGTCATAAGCGAAGGCCAGCAAACGCGGGCGACTGACGCCGTCGCAGAACTCCGGGATTTCCACCGGCGCGCGATCCCAGCGCTGGCCGCCGTCGAGGGTGCGCCACAGCACGGCCCGCGAAGGTGCGCCCGTGCCCACGAAAATACGCAGTGGATCTTGCGGGTCGACGGCAACCTTCCAGACAGTCTGCCCATTGAACGGCGAGTCCACTCGCTGCCAATGGCCACCGGTGTCATGACTGACGCACAGACCGACGTCGGTGCCGGCATAGATCACTTCGGGAGCACCCGGATGGACACTCAGGGAGCGCGTGATCGCATCGAACTCAAGGTCTTGTCCCAGGCCAAGGCGATGCCAGGTACGCCCATCGTCGGCACTGCGGATCACCGCCTGTCCCACGGTTGCAACTAAAAGGGTTCCGTTACTCATCACTGCTGCTCCTCAAATGAAGATGCCACGCGTCAAGCCGCCATCGATGCCAATGGATTCCCCGGTCACGGCGCCCGCCTTGGGGGATGCCAGGAAACCGATCAGCCAGCCCATCTCGATGGGGGCCAAGGTGCGTCGAATCGGCGTCGCGTCGATGTAGCCCTGTTCGACCTGCCCGGGCGTCTTGCCCTGCTTGATGCCTTCGCGCTCGTACAGCTCCTGGATGTGTGGGGTGTCCACCACACCGGGGTGGATCAGGTTGACGGTGATGCCGGAAGGGCCCAACTGGTCGGAAAGCGTCTTGGTCATGTGGGCGATGGCCAGGTTGCGCATGCCCGAGAGGACCTTGCTGCCGCGCCCGGTCAAGCCACCGATGTTGATGATGCGACCGAAGCCGCCGGCCTTCATGTGCGGGGTCACGGCCTTGGCGCAACGGAAGTAACCGATCACCTTGGTATTGAGGTCCGACAGCAACTCATCGTCGCCGGCATGTTCGATGTCATTGCGCACCACGCCCGATGGCGCCGCGGCACCGTTGACCAGGATGTCGATGCGACCGAAGTGCTTGTGCGCGGCATCGACCATGTCCGATACGGCCGACATCTGATTGGTGTCGCAGAACAAAGGCAGCACTTCGTTGCCGGTCTGTGCGGTGATCTCCTCGGCGGCCTGCTGGAGAAACTCCATGCGCCGTGCGCAGATCACCACCTTGCAGCCTTCCTGGGACAGAAAACGCGCGACTTCCTTGCCGATGCCCATACCACCGCCCGTGACGATCGCCACGCGGCCTTGTAATTCCAGATCCATAGCAGTTCCTCTTGTGATTATTCGGCTCAGGCCAGATCGACGAAGACACTTTTGGTTTCGGTGTAGGCATCGATCACGTTCTTACTCATTTCCCGGCCCCACCCGGATTGCTTGTAGCCACCAAATGGCGAGGCCGGGTCGACGACGTTCCAACAGTTGATCCACACCGACCCGGCCTTCAGCTGTGCCGCCACGCGATGGGCGGAGCGCAAGTCACGGGTCCAGAGACCGGCCGCCAGGCCGTAGGGCGAGTCGTTGGCGCGCAGCACCAATTCATCGATCTCGGTCCAGCTCATGACGGTCAGCACCGGGCCGAAGATTTCTTCCCGGGCAACACAGGCGCGCTCGGCGCGGTCGAGAAACACGCTGGGGCGGATGAAGTGGCCGCGCTCCAGGTGGGCCGGCCGGTCACCGCCGCAGATCAGTTCGGCACCCTCTTCCTGGCCCCGTTGCAGGTAGCCACGCACCGTGCCCAATTGCCGAGCCGAAACCAGCGGGCCCATGCTGCTGGCCGGATCCAGGCCTGGCCCCAACACATGGGCGGCCGCGTGGCGCTGGAGTTCTTCGAGTACCTGATCAAGGACGCTGGCGTGCACGTACAGCCGCGATCCGGCGGTGCAGACCTGGCCCTGGTTATAGAAAATGCCATCGGCGGCGCCTTTGGCGGCACGGACGATATCGGCGTCCGGCAAGATGATATTGGGCGACTTGCCCCCCAGTTCCAGCGACACTTTCTTCATGTTGCCGGTGGCCGCCTGGGCGATCAGCCGCCCCACCTGGGTCGAGCCGGTAAACGCAATTTTGTCCACGTCGGGATGCTGGGCCAGGGGCCCGCCGGTATGAATGCCAAGGCCGGTGACCAGGTTGACCACCCCGGGCGGAAAGCCGGCGGCCTCGATCAATTGCACCAGGCGAATCGCAACCAGTGGGGTCTGTTCGGCGGGCTTGAGCACCGCGACACAACCGGTCGCCAACACCGGACCGAGCTTCCACACGCACATGGTCAATGGGAAGTTCCACGGCACGATCAATGCGCAAACGCCCACGGGTTCACGCAAGGTGTAGTTGAGCATTGGCGCGCCACTGGAAGGCGACACGGGGAGCGTGCAGCCCTCGATCTTGGTCGGCCAACCGGCGAAGTAGCGGATGATATTGGCCGCGCTTGCCGCTTCACCACGGGCCGTGGCAATCGGCTTGCCGTTTTCCAGGGTGATCAGTTGGGCCAACTCTTCGCGGTGCTGATCGAGCAGTTCGGCCAGACGAAACAGCAACAGGCCGCGTTGGGCCGGTGACTGCTGCGCCCAAACACCGGTGAAGGCCGCACGGGCGGCGGCGACCGCCGCATCCACGTCGCGTTCGCCGCCTTCGGCGACTTCAGCCAGCACAGATTCATTGGCCGGGTTTTCCACGGCAAACCGGCGGCCGCTGGCGGCGTCCTGCCAGGTGCCTCCAACAAACAGGCGCCCAGGTTGCGACAGGAATTTTTCGACGGCAGGTAGCAATTGGATCTGACTCATATCCCCTCCTTCACAGCGCCATTTCAATCAGGCATGGACCGCCGTCGGCCTTGGCGTTGGCCAGGGCACGCTGCAATTCGGCATTGGTGTGTACGGTGCTGGCCGGCAAGCCGTAGCCTTTGGCCAGGGCCTTCCAGTCAATACGGGGACGGTCCAGCACGGTCAGGCTCAGGGCCTCGGGACCCAACTCGGTCATGCCAAAGCGGCGCAATTCGTTCTGCAGGATCGCGTAGCGATGGTTGGCCGCGATCAGGATCACCACCGGCAATTGCTCGCGGGCGATGCTCCACAAGGTCTGGATGGTGTATTGGGCACTGCCGTCGGATTGCAGGCAGAACACCCGGTTTCCACGCTCCGCCAGGGCTGCGCCAAATCCCACCGGAATGCCTTGGCCGATGGCCCCACCAGTGTTGGTCAACACCCGATGCCGCGCGGCATGGGCCGAGGCGGTGAAGAACGGGTAGCCACAGGTGCCACCTTCCACAGAAACAATGCAGTCGTCCGGTAGCGACGCGGCCAACACCTGCCCTATCGACTGAGGCGTCAGTTCGGCTTCAGCGATCGGCAGCTCGACGCCCATCGACGTGGGCACAAAAGCCGGCGCTTCAAGTTCATTGGCCAGGGCCGTCAGCGCGCCCGCCACGTCGTCCCCCACTTCTGCCAGGCAGAGCAGGCGGTCACGTTCCGCCAGCCGAGAAGGGATGCCTTCGTAACCGAAGTAACTGATCGGATCCGGAACGCCAGCGCACACCACCACGTCGTACTGATCAAGGATCTCAATGGCCACCTCGGGGAAGTAAGGCAAGCGATCCAGGTCAGGCAAACCACCACCGCGATAGCTCAAGCGCGGAAAGGTTTCGGCGAACATACGCACGCCCGGCAATTGCGCCAGACGCCCCGCCGCTTCGAGACCCGCCACCGACAAGCCCTGATCGCCGACGATAAAAACCAGACGCTGGCCATTGCGCAGCGCCTGGGCCACGGCTTCGATCCGGTCACCGGCAAAACGACGAACCGGGGCCTGCAACGTAGTGAAGGCGCTCTCACGTTCCACAGGATTGGCTTGCAGGTCCATCGGCAGAATCAGGCTGGCAATCTGCCCCTTGGCTTGCCAGGCAGCACGCACCGCTTCCTGGAAGTCGTCCCCTATCCCTGAGGCTGTGCGCGAGGTGCGCACCCACCCGGAAACACTCCCGGCCAGCGCCTGGATATCGCTGGCCAGCGGCGGGTCGTAATTGACGTGCCATGACGCGTGGTCACCGATGACGTTGACGATCGGCGTATTGGCGCGACGGGCGTTGTGCAGATTGGCGATGCCATTGGCAAAACCGGGCCCAAGGTGGGTCAGGGTCATGGCCGGCTTGCCGGCGATCCGGCCATAACCGTCCGCAGCCCCGGTGCATACCCCCTCGAACATGGACAGCACCGGCTTGAGGGCTGGGGCACTGGCCATGGCTGCCACCAAGGGAATTTCGGTCGTTCCGGGATTGGCAAAGCAGTACTCGATACCGCTTGCCACCGCCGCCTTCACTATCAGTTGCGCACCATTCATTTCCAGCCCTCTTGTCCGAGCGATTGCAGTGGCTGAGATTTATCACACATGCAAACCCACAAAACAAGCTGTTTTTTTTACATAAAGCTCTTATTTTGAGATTTTAAGTAGTTTTTAGGCAAATCCAACCGATAAATATGTTTGTATTTCTCAAGCACTGAAGTAACGTGACAGCGCCTTTCTCAGCGAGTGAGCAGGCTTTCCATCACAGGCGCGTCTACCTATAGTGCTCACCCAACGGCCACCTGCGCGCCTCTCCCCCCTTAGGAGCCAAATGAGCAGTCTGAGTAAAATGCTGAGTGTCCTGGACCTCTTCGGCCCACAACGGCTGAAAATCGACCCCGACACCATTGCCGAACACATGGGCCTGTCACGGGCGACGGTGTACCGCTATGTAAAGGATCTGTGCGACGCCGGCCTGCTGGTCCGGGTGGATGCCGGTAGCTACAGCCTGGGGCCGCGCATCATCGAGCTCGACTGGATGATGCGTCAGTACGACCCGATCCTCGTGGCCGGTCGCGAATTGATGCACAAGCTGTCCGAAGAGACCGGCCTGGCGGTGTTCGCCAGCGTTTTTTATGACGGTCACATCATCAATACCTACATCACCGAACCCAGTGACACTTACCGCTTTTCATTCGGCCGTGGCCATCCACTGCCGTTTTTTCGCGGCGCGCAGTCCAAGGTGCTGATTGCCTTCCAGAAGGGTCGACGCCTGCAGCGCCTGTTCGAAGAACATATGGCCAACGACCCCGAGAATACTTACGACTGGGCAAGCTTTTCCAAAGCGACAAAAAAGATTCGCAAGGACGGTTACTGCCTGACGCACGACGAGCTCAATCAGGGCCTTACCGGTATCGCGGCACCGATCATCAATCCCGAGCTTGACGAGGTGGTGGGTAGCCTTTCGGCGGTGGGCAGCACCCACAGCTTCAAACTGCTGCGCCAGGAGACCGTGATTGAAATGGTGATGGACACCACCCGGCGAATTGCCGAGCGGTTGCACTGAACCTGTGGCGAGGGAGCTTGCTCCCTTGCCACAGGGTTTATCGAACAACCCCGGCCTCAGAACGGCACGGCCACGGTCACCTGGCTGTACAAATTGGTGCCATTGCCCGCCACTTGATTGCCTCCCGTCGTTGCGTCCCGTTCCGGTTTGTAGAGACCGACCAGCGGGGTGATGATCAAGTGCTCGTTCACCGCCCACTCGGCATACAGATCCAGCTCACGGGCATCCAGGTTCAGGGCGTTGTCCTTACGTACGGTGTTGTAATCGAAGTACAACGCACCAAGGGTCAGGTTCTCCAACGGCGTGGCTGTCAGGCCGACATGGTGAATGCCCGTGTTGCTGTTGAAGGGCCCGGCGTAGTTACCCGCGACTTCGCCTTGGAACCAAGTGCCGTAGCCCGTGCTCTGCCCAGTGAACAGCGAATCCCACTTCTGCGAATAGCGGGTGTAGCGGTACGTCAGCTTGGGTGCCCAGGCGAGATCGGCAAAGGTGTAGCCGGCCTCGGCGTACCAGGCGTTCTGCGGACCGGCGTCCTTGTCCTGCCAGGCGTATTCGAACGCCAGGCTCGCATTCTCGATGCCGGCGTCGCCTTCACCGCGAATACTGTAGACGTCCATGCCCTTGCGTTGCCGCTGGAAATCGCTCGCCCAGCGATCATTCACATCAAGACCATGGATCCAGGTCAACCCCAATGTCCCGGCCTTGGTGGTGTAGTCCAGCGTGCCGGCGGCCAGTTCGGTTTCGGCCTGGGCACGGTTGTCGGACTTGAGCCAGACCACACTGCCATGCAGCCCCTCCTGCCCGCCCAGACGCAATACGGCGGTCTGATCGAACGCGTGCCGGGCAGCCAGGTAATACGCCCCACCGCGATTCAAGCGACCATCGACAGGCCCTTTGCCCAGGTTCGGCCCGTCATCGTTGATCAGGAACCCCCTGCCCAGCTTGACCACCTGACGGCCGCCGGAGATATCGACACCGTCCTGCCCCAGCACGGGGAACAGATCGGCGGAGCGCCAACCCAGGTAGGCGTCTTCGATCTTCGTCGTGCGCTCGCTGCCCAGCGTATTGCCGGCCGCGTCGCCATCGCCCCAGGTGGCGGAACTGACCAGGCTGAACGCGCCATAAGCGGTGCCATGCCCGGCCAGGCCTTGGTCACCGCTGACGCCATACTTGATGAAGCCTTCGCGCCAGGTCGAACCGCCTGGCCTGCCGTCGTAGTTCTTGCGACTGTTGAAATGGCCGAACACGGCCAGCATGTCGGCGTTGAGGTGAGTGTCGTCATCGGCATACAACTCATAGGCCTGGACCTGACTCGCGGCGCAAAGCGCCAGCGTACAGGCAAGGCCACTGCCGAAAAATCCCATACGCGATAGGTTCCGCATGGCTGGAGCTCCTTGTGGTGCGCCTTTGAAGGCTGTCTTTATATTCAGGAGCCGACGCAGCACGCTGCGCCGGCTTACAGGCTAGCGGCAGTCGGCGAGCGCGCTGTCCAACACACTCACCATCAGGGCGGCCTCGTCAGCGGTGAGGGTCAGCGGTGGCGACATCACGATTTTGTTGCCTATCGGGCGCACCAGTACGCCGGCGCGGCGCATGTGCTCGGCAATGCGTGAGGCCAGGCCGTTGGCCGGGTCAAGCGGCTCGCGGGTGACCTTGTCCGCCACCAGGTCCACGGCGATCATCAAGCCCTTGCCGCGCACTTCGCCCACCACGGCATAACGCTCCATCAGCGGCTGCAGTTGCTCCAGCAATTGGGCACCGACTTTCCCGGCATTGCCCGGCAAGTCCTCGGCTTCGACGATGTCCAGCACCGCCAGGGCCGCCGCACACGCCGTCGGGTGTCCGCTGTAGGTATAACCGTGCATGATCACGCTGCTGAAACCCGGGCCGTTCTCGATGGCGTCGGCGATGCGCTGGTTGAAGACCGTGGCGCCCATGGGGATGTAGCCGGCGGTGATGCCCTTGGCCAGGCACAGCACGTCGGGCGCGACGCCCCAGCCCCGACTGCCGAGCATGCAGCCGGTGCGGCCGAATCCCGTGACCACTTCATCGGCGATCAACAAGATGCCGTGGCGATCACAGACTTCACGCAACCTCTTCCAGTAATACGCCGGCGGCACGATCACGCCACCGGCACCTTGCACCGGCTCGGCGACCAACGCGGCAATGGTCTGCGGACCGAGCAGCGCGATCTGGTCTTCCAACTGGCGAATGCAGTGAGCGGTCAACTCCTCTGGATCGCGGCAGTCCCAGGGGTTGCGGTACAGCCACGGCGTATCGAGCAGATGACAGCCCGCCAGCAGTGGCCCGTGGTTGTAGTGATACACCCCGTTGCCGCCCACCGATGTACCGCCCATGTGCACGCCATGGTAGCCGTTGCGCAACGACAAAAAGCGCGTGCGTCCTGGCTCACCGCTGGCGATCCAGTATTGACGGGCCATTTTCAGGGCCGTCTCGACTGCATCGGAACCGCCGGAACTGAACAGCACCCGCGCCATGTTTTCCTGGGCGAACATCGACGTCAGTCGCTCGGCCAGGTCGAACACCCGCGGATGGGCGATGCCGTCGAAGGTCTGGTAATACGCCAGCTCGTCCAGTTGCGCGGCGATGGCCGCCTTCACCGAAGGCCGGTTGTGGCCCACGTTCACGTTCCAAAGGCCGCCCACACCATCGAGCATGCGATGGCCTTCGATATCGGTGATGTAATTACCGTCACCACGGGCGATGATCAACGTTTTGGATCGGTTGGCCGGCGCCGAAGAACTCATCGGATGCCAGAACTTCTTCTGCGCTGTCTTGTATTTCTCATACATGATTCAAGTCCTCACTCAGTTTCACGCTTGCGTACATACAGCAGTTGCTGGCCCGTAAACTCCAGCAACCCTTCAAGACCGAACTCGACACCGAATCCGGACATCTTGCTGCCGCCAAATGGCGTATTCGGTTGGATTTGCGCGTGGCAGTTGACCCACGCCACGCCGCTTTCAAGGCGACAGGCCAATGCCTGGGCCTGCTCGACATCCGCGCCCCAGACCGATCCGCCCAAGCCCATATCGCTGGCATTGGCGCGGCGCAGGACATCCTCGACATCCTGGTAGGCAATCAGGGGCAGCACTGGACCGAACTGCTCCTCATCGACCAGGCGGTGCCCGTCTGTCACATCGGCCACCAGGGTCGGCGGATAGAAAAAGCCCGGGCGGTCCAGGCGTGCGCCACCGCACAACACCCGAGCTCCATGGGCACGGGCATCAGCCACCAGTTCCTCCACCAGCTTGAGCTGTTCGAGGTTCTGCACCGGGCCGAAATCCACGCCTGGCTCCAAGCCGTCCCCCACCGTCTGACGCGCGGCGATACGCGTCAGGGCCTCGGCAAAGTCTTCGTATTGGGATTGGTGTATGTACAAACGCTTGAGGGCGGCGCAGGTCTGCCCCATGTTCAGGAATGCCGCCTGGAAAATCTCTTCGGCCACCGCCTCGACCGGCGTGCCAGGCAGTACGATGGCGGCATCATTGCCGCCCAGCTCCAGCGTCAAGCGCTTGAGATTGCCGGCAGCGCCACGCATCACGCTTTGGCCAGTGGCTGTCGAGCCGGTGAATACGATCTTGTCGATACCGGCGTGCGCGGTGATCGCACTGCCGAAACCTTGTTCACCGGTCACGACATTGATCACGCCCCGGGGCACATGGCAGGCGATGATTTCCACCAGGCGCAGCGTGCTCAAGGGGGTCAGGCTTGACGGTTTACTGATCACGCAGTTGCCGGCACGCAGCGCCGGCATGATGTGCCAGACGGCGATCATGAACGGCCAATTCCACGGAGTGATCGACGCCACCACGCCCAGAGGCTTGCGATGCAGCTCAATGCGCTGGCTCGGGGTGTCTTCCACCAGCTCCACGGGAATCTGTTGCTCGGCGGCATAACGCGTCCAGGCCGCCGCCCCCATGACTTCGAAAAACGCGAGCGCCAGTGGCTTGCCCTGCTCCAGCACAATGAGCCGGGCCAATGCGTCAGCGTCCTGCTCGATGTCGGCAGCGATGCTCAGCAGGCGCTCGCGGCGGTCCTCGTGAGTACTGTGACGCCACTCACTGAAGGCCACCCGTGCCACGTCGACAGCAAGATCCAGCTGAGCCAGGGAACCTGCGGGGCATTGGGCGAACGCGGTGCCCGTCGCCGGATTGAGCACGTCAAAGTGGCCCTTTTCACCACTGACCTGAACCCCATTGATGAGCATTTGATAATCGTGCATAAAAACCTCCCTTTCGCGCGCTGACGGGCCGTCCCGAACAGCGCGGACAGGTATTTCGTGAAAGTTGAACGGTGCGGCGTGATGCCCTAGAGCTTGTGGCTACCCAGCGCCATGAATCGCTCGGGCGATACTTTGCGCAGCCGGGCTGCCAGAAACACGCCTGCGATCAACGCTGCGGGGATGACGGCACAGAGGGCGTAAGACAAAAGCTTGCTGGCACCGGTGAGCACATCGAAATGAACCACTGCAAGCACCAGGACCGCCAACAACGCCAGGCAGGAAAAGCCCGGCAAGATCCGACCGCGCCAGACGCCCAGCTTCAGTTCCGGATGGCGCTGGAAATAGACAAACACCGCGGCCGAGGTCAGCGCCATGAGCAGAATCACGCACAGCGTGGCGAGGTTGGAGAACCAGGCGAACAGTTGAAGGATCGGATCGGCATCCAACGCGGCGAAAATCAGCACCACCACGGCAGCGATCAGGCTTTGCAGAGCCGAGCCCATGTGCGGACTCTGGTGGACGCGGTGGGTGGTCCCCAACCGGTGAGGCAACAGGCCGTCACGCCCGATAGCATAGAAGTAACGGGCGGCGGCATTGTGGAACGCCAGCAACCCGGCGTAGATGCTGACCATGAACAGCACGCGGATGATCTGGGTCAGGTGCGGGCCGACAAAATGATCGGACATGCCATAAATGAAGGTAGTGGGATCCTGCAGTGCCTGCAGGGTCGGAACGATCTTGTCGACCCCAACACCCACCACCATCGACCAGACCGACAGGGCGTAGAAACCACCGATCAACAATACCGAACTGTAGGTGGCAATCGGAATGGTGCGGTGCGGGTTCTTGGCTTCTTCACCGTAAATGGTAGTGGCCTCAAAACCGATAAAGGCAGCGAAACAGAACAGCAGGCCAATTGACGGCGTCCCACTGAACACATGGCTGCGGTCAAACGAATCGAGATTGATGCCACTGTCACCACCCGCCTTGAGAATGGCGAAATCCAAGGTCAGGATAGCCAGGTACTCGGCAATGACCACCACCGACAGCACGCGGGCAGAAAGGTCGATCTTGCGATAGCCAAGAATCGCAACGCTCGCCATCGCCAGGAGCGAATAGCACCACCAGGGCAACTCCAGCCCGAAGACACTGGCCATCGTGCCACTGACGACACCGCCGAACATGCCGTACAGACCGACCTGCAGAATGTTGTAGGCAAACATCGCCAACACCCCGCCGCCCCACCGGCCAGGCCACCGAGGCCACGGGCAGTGAACGCGTAGAAACCACCCGCGTTGGTCAGGTGGCGGGACATGGTGGTGTACCCCACCGAGAAAGCCAGCAACACCAACAGCGCCAAGATCAACAAGGCGGGCGTGCCGGCGC is a window from the Pseudomonas brassicacearum genome containing:
- a CDS encoding alpha/beta fold hydrolase, producing MPAHSHFFTNRSQMRLHYLSWGNTSGIAVVLLHGLRSYAQTWDSLANALGEQYCCYALDQRGRGNSDWAESTSYRTEAYVSDLEDLVAHLGLQSFVLVGHSLGGTNALEYARLNPGRLQALVIEDIGPGSSVSGDGAERIRREMSQTPLLFPDWESAAQFWRQARPGLSQEGLASRLMHSMKQTPAGIEWRHDQQGIAQARLSITPTDLWPAVRALDCPALFIRGARSDFLPLATLEAIKAANPRVQTTEIADASHYVHDDQGEMFNRVVVDYLHEQRLQPQQISGE
- a CDS encoding amino acid synthesis family protein gives rise to the protein MKTANFASYHIRKWYSFVEETLANESGQLADGEPLFKYAIAAVIANPYAGRYSESLSELIEPSPLLGQEFGRRIQELAGQREVVSYGKACLVGSQGEYEHGNALLTNPAADPIRVALGGGKSWVPSTGKRGGPGVTIDVPLAHKDALYVRSHYDSISLSFGDGPSADELIIIWAFATRGRLHARLGGLQAADVKGNDGLH
- a CDS encoding VOC family protein, giving the protein MKVEVVRTHLSLFVSDPETSARWYADVLGMHESARGESWIMMAFGAKHHDIALIRAEPGAHQGGLGLQHYGLEIAGDMTTLRQLYGMLLGKGIEVVKITDHEIGNGVYFNDPDGNRMEFFLETEHDDAQGKARFKAAGAPSRKFDLDPL
- a CDS encoding YCF48-related protein, whose translation is MSNGTLLVATVGQAVIRSADDGRTWHRLGLGQDLEFDAITRSLSVHPGAPEVIYAGTDVGLCVSHDTGGHWQRVDSPFNGQTVWKVAVDPQDPLRIFVGTGAPSRAVLWRTLDGGQRWDRAPVEIPEFCDGVSRPRLLAFAYDPTDRDQVWFGLEEGGLFHSRDGGDSWTRVDDRLLWDYNSDIHNILVLPNHGQKVIVVVCVNAVYRSVDEGLTWTGIEARETFGLYYVRAMNAPLGSESTLYLSISDGTPGTTSKVLISRDAALSWEVLPLSQQPNSCVWAIAINPADPRQIVAGTKYGHLFTSENGGDGWQKQWREFSEIADVLWTPAVAQIKSGHQSIIKKN
- a CDS encoding SDR family NAD(P)-dependent oxidoreductase — protein: MDLELQGRVAIVTGGGMGIGKEVARFLSQEGCKVVICARRMEFLQQAAEEITAQTGNEVLPLFCDTNQMSAVSDMVDAAHKHFGRIDILVNGAAAPSGVVRNDIEHAGDDELLSDLNTKVIGYFRCAKAVTPHMKAGGFGRIINIGGLTGRGSKVLSGMRNLAIAHMTKTLSDQLGPSGITVNLIHPGVVDTPHIQELYEREGIKQGKTPGQVEQGYIDATPIRRTLAPIEMGWLIGFLASPKAGAVTGESIGIDGGLTRGIFI
- a CDS encoding aldehyde dehydrogenase family protein; translation: MSQIQLLPAVEKFLSQPGRLFVGGTWQDAASGRRFAVENPANESVLAEVAEGGERDVDAAVAAARAAFTGVWAQQSPAQRGLLLFRLAELLDQHREELAQLITLENGKPIATARGEAASAANIIRYFAGWPTKIEGCTLPVSPSSGAPMLNYTLREPVGVCALIVPWNFPLTMCVWKLGPVLATGCVAVLKPAEQTPLVAIRLVQLIEAAGFPPGVVNLVTGLGIHTGGPLAQHPDVDKIAFTGSTQVGRLIAQAATGNMKKVSLELGGKSPNIILPDADIVRAAKGAADGIFYNQGQVCTAGSRLYVHASVLDQVLEELQRHAAAHVLGPGLDPASSMGPLVSARQLGTVRGYLQRGQEEGAELICGGDRPAHLERGHFIRPSVFLDRAERACVAREEIFGPVLTVMSWTEIDELVLRANDSPYGLAAGLWTRDLRSAHRVAAQLKAGSVWINCWNVVDPASPFGGYKQSGWGREMSKNVIDAYTETKSVFVDLA
- a CDS encoding acetolactate synthase large subunit, which encodes MNGAQLIVKAAVASGIEYCFANPGTTEIPLVAAMASAPALKPVLSMFEGVCTGAADGYGRIAGKPAMTLTHLGPGFANGIANLHNARRANTPIVNVIGDHASWHVNYDPPLASDIQALAGSVSGWVRTSRTASGIGDDFQEAVRAAWQAKGQIASLILPMDLQANPVERESAFTTLQAPVRRFAGDRIEAVAQALRNGQRLVFIVGDQGLSVAGLEAAGRLAQLPGVRMFAETFPRLSYRGGGLPDLDRLPYFPEVAIEILDQYDVVVCAGVPDPISYFGYEGIPSRLAERDRLLCLAEVGDDVAGALTALANELEAPAFVPTSMGVELPIAEAELTPQSIGQVLAASLPDDCIVSVEGGTCGYPFFTASAHAARHRVLTNTGGAIGQGIPVGFGAALAERGNRVFCLQSDGSAQYTIQTLWSIAREQLPVVILIAANHRYAILQNELRRFGMTELGPEALSLTVLDRPRIDWKALAKGYGLPASTVHTNAELQRALANAKADGGPCLIEMAL